A genomic window from Cytobacillus suaedae includes:
- a CDS encoding LAGLIDADG family homing endonuclease: MKDWEAAYLAGIIDGEGTISLTRMHKCEHRRPCITIASTDYELLLFIQSLTEGAISSKKNYNPERHKDSFTLTIKNKAIVLNILKGISIYLRVDKKRNRALWILENYE, encoded by the coding sequence GTGAAAGACTGGGAGGCAGCATATTTAGCAGGGATAATTGACGGTGAAGGAACAATATCACTTACCAGAATGCATAAATGTGAACATCGCAGACCTTGTATAACAATTGCATCAACAGATTATGAACTATTACTTTTTATTCAAAGTTTAACTGAAGGAGCTATTTCTAGTAAGAAAAATTACAACCCTGAGCGCCATAAGGATTCCTTCACTTTAACTATTAAGAATAAAGCAATTGTGTTAAACATTCTTAAAGGTATATCCATCTATCTTAGAGTTGATAAAAAGCGGAATAGAGCATTGTGGATATTGGAGAATTACGAGTAG
- the smpB gene encoding SsrA-binding protein SmpB, which produces MPKGTGKVIAQNKKANHDFFIEETYETGIVLQGTEIKSLRAGRANMKDSYAKVQNGEVFLHNMHISPYEQGNRYNHDPLRTRKLLLHKREISKLIGYTKETGYTLVPLKIYLKNGYAKLLLGLGKGKKQYDKREDLKQKEAKRDIERAFRDRMKE; this is translated from the coding sequence ATGCCAAAAGGGACAGGAAAGGTCATTGCTCAAAACAAAAAAGCGAATCACGATTTCTTTATTGAGGAAACATATGAAACAGGGATTGTTCTACAGGGTACTGAAATTAAGTCTCTTAGAGCAGGTCGTGCGAACATGAAGGATTCCTATGCAAAGGTACAAAATGGCGAAGTGTTCCTACACAACATGCACATTAGTCCATATGAGCAAGGAAATCGTTACAATCACGATCCACTTCGTACACGTAAACTATTGCTTCATAAACGTGAAATCAGTAAACTAATCGGATACACAAAAGAAACTGGTTATACATTAGTTCCTTTAAAAATCTACCTTAAAAATGGGTATGCAAAGCTTTTGCTTGGCCTTGGTAAAGGTAAAAAGCAATACGATAAACGTGAGGATCTTAAGCAAAAAGAAGCAAAACGTGATATCGAGAGAGCATTTAGAGACCGAATGAAAGAATAG
- a CDS encoding TIGR00730 family Rossman fold protein, whose protein sequence is MVKTLKKICIFCGSSFGNSSIYQEKVNELGTVLAQKNIELVYGGGNVGLMGEISRSVLAHGGRVTGVIPEIIYQNVEHIELTELLVVKDMHERKAKMYELSDGFIALPGGIGTLEELAEVMTWYQIGYHQKPIGIYNVNGFYDGLIDTFKHMINEGFLKKEYIDSLVISDDPESLLEKISIQEINSINKWTK, encoded by the coding sequence ATGGTGAAGACTTTAAAGAAAATCTGTATATTCTGTGGATCGAGTTTTGGAAATTCCTCTATCTATCAAGAAAAGGTTAACGAATTAGGAACAGTTTTAGCCCAAAAAAACATTGAGTTAGTTTATGGTGGCGGAAATGTTGGCTTAATGGGAGAGATTTCTCGGTCAGTTCTTGCACACGGAGGACGTGTAACCGGAGTTATTCCAGAGATTATTTATCAAAATGTCGAACATATTGAGCTTACGGAGCTCCTCGTGGTTAAGGATATGCATGAGAGGAAAGCGAAGATGTATGAGCTTTCTGATGGGTTTATCGCCTTACCAGGGGGAATTGGAACACTAGAGGAATTGGCTGAAGTAATGACATGGTATCAAATTGGATACCATCAAAAACCAATTGGAATTTATAATGTAAATGGCTTTTATGATGGTCTTATTGACACGTTTAAGCACATGATTAATGAAGGGTTTCTAAAGAAAGAGTATATAGATTCACTTGTAATCTCGGATGATCCAGAATCACTCCTTGAGAAAATATCGATTCAAGAGATCAACTCCATTAATAAATGGACAAAGTAG
- the cysE gene encoding serine O-acetyltransferase produces the protein MIKTMREDINMVFEQDPSAKSVLEVILTYSGIHAIWSHRIAHKFYKKRFYFIARLISQISRFFTGIEIHPGAKIGKRFFIDHGMGVVIGETCEIGNDVTIYQGVTLGGTGKEKGKRHPTIMDNVLIASGAKVLGSITVGENSKIGAGSVVLHEVPSNSTVVGIPGRVVIQNGVKIQKDLNHCNLPDPIGEQLTGIEQELEKILLQHNQQSSQKIKRVM, from the coding sequence ATGATAAAGACCATGCGAGAGGATATAAACATGGTATTTGAGCAAGACCCCTCTGCTAAAAGTGTTCTAGAAGTGATCCTAACCTATTCTGGCATACATGCTATTTGGTCTCACCGTATTGCCCATAAATTTTATAAAAAGAGGTTTTACTTTATAGCCCGATTGATTTCTCAAATTTCACGGTTCTTTACAGGAATTGAAATTCATCCTGGTGCTAAAATTGGTAAGCGTTTCTTTATTGATCACGGAATGGGTGTTGTTATCGGCGAAACCTGTGAAATAGGAAATGATGTTACCATTTATCAAGGTGTTACACTCGGAGGCACAGGAAAGGAAAAAGGTAAGAGACATCCAACTATTATGGACAATGTTCTAATTGCTTCTGGCGCGAAAGTTCTAGGTTCAATCACGGTTGGCGAGAATTCAAAAATAGGAGCAGGCTCGGTCGTATTACACGAAGTACCTTCTAACTCCACCGTTGTTGGCATACCTGGACGTGTCGTTATACAGAACGGTGTCAAAATCCAAAAAGATTTAAATCACTGCAACTTACCTGATCCAATTGGTGAACAACTGACTGGAATTGAGCAGGAACTAGAGAAAATACTATTACAACATAATCAGCAGTCTAGTCAGAAGATAAAAAGAGTGATGTAA
- the rnr gene encoding ribonuclease R, translated as MDQEIKQHIDKLLSFMKEEAYKPLTVQELEEAFGIQDSSEFKEFVKALVVMEEKGYVVRTRSNRYGLPEKMNLIRGKLSGHAKGFAFVLPEDKTMDDVFVPPPDMNNAMHGDTVLVRINTEASGTRKEGTIVRIIERGVTEIVGTYTESRNFGFVIPDDKKIANDIFIPKEATNGAAEGHKVVVKLTTYPEGRMSAEGEIIQILGHKNDPGVDIISVIHKHGLPQDFPKEALDQAISVPDTINEAEIKNRKDLRDQVIVTIDGADAKDLDDAVTVTKLENGNYKLGVHIADVTHYVTEGSPIDKEASDRGTSIYLVDRVIPMIPHRLSNGICSLNPQVDRLTLSCDMEINSEGAVVKHEIFQSVIKTTERMTYSDVNKILVDKDEEVRGRYDSLVPMFEEMEVLAQILREKRMKRGAIDFDFKEAKVLVDDEGKPTDVVLRERSVAEKLIEEFMLAANETVAEHFHWMNVPFIYRIHEDPNEEKLRRFLEFITNFGYVVKGTGNSIHPRALQEIIESVQGQPEEMVVSTIMLRSMKQAKYDPESLGHFGLSTDYYTHFTSPIRRYPDLIVHRLIRTYLINGELDSGTQAKWKDKLAGIAEHSSNMERRAVEAERETDSMKKAEYMLDKIGEEYDGIISSVTNFGMFVELPNTIEGLVHVSYLTDDYYRYDERHLAMIGERTGNVFRIGDEITVRVVNVNKDERSIDFEVVGMKGSRRPLSKEAPKVIRADRGPSRRKKTDTKTSEKQGDPNKPPKKKKKFFDNVPKQKSRKRKNK; from the coding sequence ATGGATCAAGAAATTAAACAGCATATAGATAAGCTTCTTTCGTTCATGAAAGAAGAGGCATACAAGCCATTAACTGTTCAAGAATTAGAAGAGGCATTTGGTATTCAAGATTCATCTGAGTTTAAAGAGTTTGTTAAAGCACTTGTTGTTATGGAAGAAAAGGGGTACGTCGTTAGAACAAGAAGCAATCGTTATGGACTTCCCGAAAAAATGAACCTCATCCGTGGTAAATTATCTGGACATGCTAAAGGGTTTGCTTTCGTGTTACCTGAAGATAAAACAATGGACGATGTGTTTGTTCCACCACCTGATATGAACAATGCGATGCATGGTGATACGGTTCTTGTTCGAATAAACACAGAAGCTTCTGGAACTCGTAAAGAAGGTACCATTGTTAGAATTATTGAACGTGGTGTAACAGAAATTGTAGGGACGTATACAGAGAGTAGAAACTTTGGGTTTGTTATCCCAGATGACAAGAAAATAGCCAATGATATTTTTATCCCAAAGGAAGCAACAAATGGTGCTGCTGAAGGTCATAAGGTCGTTGTTAAGCTAACAACTTACCCTGAAGGTCGAATGAGTGCTGAGGGTGAAATTATTCAAATCCTTGGCCATAAAAATGATCCTGGTGTAGATATTATATCTGTTATACATAAGCATGGTTTACCTCAGGACTTCCCAAAAGAGGCATTAGATCAAGCAATAAGTGTACCTGATACAATTAATGAGGCTGAAATTAAAAACAGAAAAGATCTTCGTGATCAAGTGATTGTTACGATTGATGGAGCAGATGCGAAGGACTTAGATGACGCTGTAACTGTTACGAAGCTTGAAAACGGCAACTACAAACTAGGAGTTCATATTGCTGATGTTACTCATTATGTTACTGAGGGTTCACCAATTGACAAAGAAGCGAGTGACCGTGGAACAAGTATTTACTTGGTAGACCGAGTGATACCAATGATTCCTCACCGTCTGTCAAATGGGATTTGCTCGTTAAATCCGCAAGTCGATCGATTAACACTTTCTTGTGATATGGAAATTAATAGTGAAGGTGCAGTTGTTAAACATGAAATTTTTCAAAGTGTAATTAAGACAACTGAGCGAATGACTTATTCAGATGTGAACAAAATTCTTGTTGATAAAGATGAAGAAGTCAGAGGACGCTATGATTCACTCGTGCCAATGTTTGAGGAAATGGAAGTACTTGCACAAATCCTTCGTGAAAAAAGGATGAAACGCGGTGCGATTGACTTTGATTTTAAAGAAGCAAAAGTACTTGTAGATGATGAAGGAAAGCCAACTGATGTGGTACTACGTGAACGTTCTGTGGCTGAAAAGCTTATTGAAGAATTCATGTTAGCTGCTAATGAAACAGTAGCTGAGCATTTTCATTGGATGAATGTACCGTTCATTTACCGTATCCATGAAGACCCTAATGAAGAGAAGTTAAGAAGGTTCTTAGAGTTCATTACCAACTTTGGCTATGTTGTAAAAGGTACAGGAAATTCAATTCATCCACGTGCTTTACAGGAAATTATTGAATCAGTTCAAGGGCAACCAGAAGAAATGGTTGTATCAACCATTATGCTTCGCTCGATGAAACAAGCAAAATATGATCCAGAGAGCTTAGGTCACTTTGGGTTATCAACAGATTACTATACACATTTCACCTCACCGATACGACGTTATCCAGATTTAATCGTTCACCGTTTAATTAGAACGTACTTAATAAATGGTGAACTTGATAGTGGTACGCAAGCAAAATGGAAAGATAAATTAGCAGGTATCGCAGAGCACTCTTCGAATATGGAGCGTCGTGCAGTTGAAGCAGAGCGTGAAACGGATAGCATGAAGAAAGCAGAATACATGCTTGATAAGATTGGTGAAGAATATGATGGAATTATTAGCTCTGTAACAAACTTCGGAATGTTCGTTGAGCTTCCAAATACAATTGAAGGGTTAGTTCACGTTAGTTATTTAACGGATGATTATTATCGTTATGATGAGCGTCATTTAGCGATGATTGGTGAACGAACTGGAAATGTATTTAGAATCGGAGACGAGATTACAGTTCGTGTTGTAAATGTTAATAAAGATGAGCGATCCATTGATTTTGAAGTAGTAGGCATGAAAGGATCACGTCGTCCACTTTCAAAAGAAGCTCCGAAAGTTATTAGAGCCGATAGAGGACCAAGTCGTCGTAAAAAGACAGACACAAAAACTTCTGAAAAACAAGGCGATCCTAATAAGCCACCAAAGAAAAAGAAAAAGTTTTTTGATAATGTACCAAAACAAAAGAGCAGAAAGCGTAAGAACAAATAA
- a CDS encoding carboxylesterase codes for MKRVVPKPFFFEGGEKAVLLLHGFTGNSADVRMLGRFLEGKGYTCHAPQYKGHGVPPEELVHTGPEDWWQDVMGGYEFLKEKGYENIAAVGLSLGGVFSLKMGYTVPIKGIVPMCAPMYIKSEEVMYNGILDYAREYKKYEGKSSEQIENEMIEFQKTPMNTLKALQELISDVRNHVDHIYSPTFVVQARHDHMINTDSANIIYNEVESEQKLIKWYEESGHVITLDKEREQLHEDVFQFLESLDW; via the coding sequence ATGAAAAGAGTAGTACCAAAGCCTTTCTTTTTCGAAGGTGGAGAAAAGGCGGTCTTGCTTTTACACGGGTTCACTGGTAACTCGGCTGATGTTCGGATGTTAGGTCGTTTTCTAGAAGGAAAAGGATATACATGTCATGCCCCTCAATATAAAGGACACGGAGTTCCACCTGAGGAACTTGTTCATACAGGACCTGAAGATTGGTGGCAGGATGTTATGGGCGGCTATGAATTTTTAAAAGAAAAAGGGTATGAGAATATTGCAGCGGTTGGATTGTCTCTAGGTGGGGTATTTTCTTTAAAAATGGGATACACTGTACCTATAAAGGGAATAGTTCCAATGTGCGCACCTATGTATATCAAAAGTGAAGAGGTTATGTATAACGGGATCCTTGATTATGCCAGAGAATATAAAAAGTATGAAGGTAAATCATCTGAGCAAATTGAAAATGAAATGATTGAATTTCAAAAAACACCAATGAATACGTTAAAAGCCCTACAAGAGCTAATCTCTGATGTTCGTAATCATGTTGATCATATCTATTCACCAACGTTTGTTGTACAGGCAAGACATGATCATATGATTAATACGGATAGTGCAAATATAATTTATAACGAAGTTGAGTCAGAGCAGAAATTGATAAAATGGTATGAGGAATCAGGTCATGTTATTACTCTCGATAAAGAGCGTGAACAATTGCATGAAGATGTATTTCAATTTTTAGAATCACTAGACTGGTAA
- the secG gene encoding preprotein translocase subunit SecG, with amino-acid sequence MLHTLLITLLVIVSLGLIVSVLLQSGKSAGLSGAISGGAEQLFGKQKARGLDAVLQKATIVLSVLFFVLTIAVSYVGL; translated from the coding sequence ATGCTACACACATTACTTATTACATTACTTGTTATTGTCAGTCTTGGTTTAATTGTATCTGTTCTACTTCAATCAGGAAAAAGTGCTGGTCTTTCTGGAGCGATTTCAGGTGGAGCTGAACAACTATTTGGTAAACAAAAGGCTCGTGGTCTTGATGCAGTTTTACAAAAAGCTACGATCGTTCTTTCAGTTCTATTCTTTGTACTAACAATTGCAGTATCATATGTAGGTTTATAA
- the eno gene encoding phosphopyruvate hydratase, with protein sequence MSIIVDVYAREVLDSRGNPTVEVEVYTESGAFGRAIVPSGASTGEHEAVELRDGDKSRYLGKGVLNAVHNVNEKIAPEIVGFDVTEQVAIDKALIELDGTPNKGNLGANAILGVSMAVAHAAADFLEIPLYQYLGGFNSKTLPTPMMNIINGGEHADNNVDIQEFMVMPVGAESFKEALRMGTEIFHALKAVLKEKGLNTAVGDEGGFAPNLGSNEEALQTIMTAIEKAGYKPGEQVKLAMDAASSEFYNREDGKYHLKGEGKVFTSEEMVSFYEDLVNKYPIISIEDGLDENDWEGHKLLTERIGNRVQLVGDDLFVTNTEKLSQGIEKGIANSILIKVNQIGTLTETFDAIEMAKRAGYTAVISHRSGETEDNTIADIAVATNAGQIKTGAPSRTDRVAKYNQLLRIEDQLANTAQYAGSKAFYNLK encoded by the coding sequence ATGTCAATTATTGTTGATGTATATGCTCGTGAAGTATTAGATTCACGTGGAAACCCAACTGTTGAAGTAGAAGTTTATACAGAGTCAGGTGCATTTGGTCGTGCTATCGTTCCAAGTGGTGCGTCTACAGGTGAGCACGAAGCTGTAGAATTACGTGATGGTGATAAAAGCCGTTATTTAGGAAAAGGTGTACTAAATGCAGTACATAATGTAAATGAAAAGATTGCTCCTGAAATTGTTGGCTTTGACGTAACAGAACAAGTAGCAATCGACAAAGCGTTAATCGAGCTTGATGGGACTCCAAACAAAGGAAACCTTGGTGCAAATGCAATTTTAGGAGTATCAATGGCTGTTGCTCACGCTGCTGCTGATTTCTTAGAAATCCCATTATACCAATACTTAGGCGGCTTCAATTCTAAAACTCTTCCAACACCAATGATGAACATCATCAACGGTGGAGAGCATGCTGATAATAACGTAGACATTCAAGAGTTCATGGTTATGCCAGTAGGTGCGGAAAGCTTTAAAGAAGCATTACGTATGGGAACTGAAATTTTCCACGCTTTAAAAGCAGTTTTAAAAGAAAAAGGCTTAAACACAGCAGTTGGTGATGAAGGTGGATTTGCTCCAAACTTAGGATCAAATGAAGAAGCTCTTCAAACGATTATGACTGCAATTGAAAAAGCAGGCTACAAGCCTGGTGAGCAGGTAAAGCTTGCAATGGATGCTGCATCTTCTGAGTTCTATAACAGAGAAGACGGCAAATACCACTTAAAAGGTGAAGGTAAAGTTTTCACTTCAGAAGAAATGGTATCTTTCTATGAAGACCTTGTTAATAAATACCCAATCATCTCAATTGAAGATGGCTTAGATGAAAACGACTGGGAAGGTCATAAATTACTAACAGAGCGTATCGGTAATCGCGTTCAATTAGTAGGTGACGACTTATTCGTTACAAACACTGAAAAATTAAGCCAAGGTATTGAAAAAGGAATTGCTAACTCAATCCTTATCAAAGTAAACCAAATCGGTACATTAACTGAAACATTTGATGCGATTGAAATGGCGAAGCGTGCTGGCTATACTGCAGTTATCTCTCACCGTTCAGGTGAAACAGAAGATAACACAATTGCTGATATCGCTGTTGCAACTAACGCTGGTCAAATCAAGACTGGTGCACCATCACGTACAGACCGTGTTGCTAAATACAACCAATTACTACGTATCGAAGATCAACTAGCAAACACAGCACAATACGCTGGTTCAAAAGCGTTTTATAACTTAAAATAA
- a CDS encoding 2,3-bisphosphoglycerate-independent phosphoglycerate mutase, giving the protein MSKKPVALIILDGFALREETKGNAVTKANKPNFDRYWNQYPHASLVASGEAVGLPEGQMGNSEVGHLNIGAGRVVYQSLTRVNVAIREGEFEQNETFLQAMTHTKEKNSNLHVFGLLSDGGVHSHIQHLYALLKLAAAEGVKKVYVHGFLDGRDVGPQTAKQYIEELNEQMAKIGVGEIATISGRYYSMDRDKRWERVEKAYRAMVYGEGPTYKTALECVNDSYENGIHDEFVLPSVILKQDGSPVATIQDNDAVIFYNFRPDRAIQISNTFTNEDFRSFERGEKHPKNLNFVCLTHFSETVQGYVAFKPTNLDNTLGEVLAQNGLKQLRIAETEKYPHVTFFMSGGREAEFPGEERILIDSPKVATYDLKPEMSAYEVKDALLKEIEAEKHDVILLNFANPDMVGHSGMLEPTVKAIEVVDECLGQIVDAIIAKGGTAIITADHGNADEVITLEGTPMTAHTTNPVPVIVTKDGIELRQDGILGDLAPTVLDLLNVTKPSEMTGTSLLKN; this is encoded by the coding sequence ATGAGTAAAAAGCCAGTTGCTCTTATTATTTTAGATGGATTTGCTCTACGCGAAGAAACAAAAGGAAATGCTGTTACCAAAGCAAATAAGCCGAATTTTGACCGTTACTGGAATCAATACCCTCATGCTTCATTAGTTGCAAGTGGGGAAGCTGTTGGTTTACCAGAAGGACAAATGGGAAATTCGGAGGTTGGACATTTAAATATTGGTGCTGGGCGAGTGGTCTACCAAAGTTTAACGAGAGTGAATGTTGCGATTCGCGAAGGTGAGTTCGAACAAAATGAAACATTCCTTCAAGCGATGACTCATACAAAAGAAAAGAACTCTAACCTCCATGTATTTGGCTTGCTTTCTGACGGAGGCGTACATAGCCATATTCAGCATCTTTATGCATTGCTAAAACTAGCAGCTGCAGAAGGTGTGAAGAAAGTGTATGTACATGGCTTTTTAGATGGTAGGGATGTTGGACCTCAAACGGCGAAACAATATATCGAAGAATTAAATGAACAGATGGCAAAGATCGGTGTTGGTGAAATCGCAACTATATCTGGTCGATACTACTCCATGGACCGTGATAAGCGCTGGGAACGCGTTGAAAAAGCATACCGAGCAATGGTGTATGGTGAAGGACCAACATATAAAACTGCACTAGAGTGTGTTAACGATTCCTATGAAAATGGAATTCATGATGAATTCGTTTTACCTTCTGTTATTTTAAAACAGGATGGTTCACCTGTTGCTACGATTCAGGATAACGATGCTGTAATTTTCTATAACTTCCGTCCGGATCGTGCGATTCAAATTTCAAATACGTTTACGAACGAAGACTTTAGATCATTTGAACGTGGTGAAAAACATCCTAAGAACTTAAACTTTGTTTGTTTAACTCACTTTAGTGAAACAGTTCAAGGGTATGTAGCGTTTAAACCTACGAACTTAGATAATACACTTGGTGAAGTATTAGCCCAAAATGGATTAAAGCAGCTACGAATTGCAGAGACTGAAAAGTATCCGCATGTAACCTTCTTTATGAGCGGAGGGCGCGAAGCAGAGTTTCCTGGAGAAGAGAGAATATTAATTGATTCTCCAAAGGTTGCAACCTATGACCTGAAACCTGAAATGAGTGCATATGAAGTAAAGGATGCTCTTTTAAAAGAAATCGAAGCTGAGAAGCATGATGTCATACTTTTAAACTTTGCAAACCCAGATATGGTTGGGCATTCAGGGATGCTCGAACCTACGGTAAAAGCAATCGAAGTAGTAGATGAATGCTTAGGTCAAATTGTGGACGCTATTATTGCTAAAGGTGGAACAGCCATCATTACAGCTGACCACGGGAACGCAGATGAAGTGATCACGTTAGAAGGTACTCCAATGACAGCTCATACAACAAATCCGGTTCCAGTTATTGTTACAAAAGATGGAATCGAATTACGTCAAGATGGAATACTGGGAGATTTAGCTCCGACTGTTTTGGATTTATTGAACGTAACTAAGCCATCAGAAATGACAGGCACAAGTTTATTAAAAAATTAA